The DNA sequence CGCGAAACACGGTCTCTGACATCATTAGCGGCAGCTTCGAGATCAACTTCGATATCAAATTCTACAGTAATTGTACTTCTTCCGTCTCTACTGACCGAAGTCAAACTTCTTATTCCTGCAATTCCATTAATTGATTCTTCAAGAGGTTCGGTGATCTGGCTTTCAATTACATCTACATTTGCGCCAATGTAATTAGTTGATACAGTAATTATTGGGGGATCTACTGAAGGAAATTCTCTTACACCAAGATAAGTATACCCGATGATCCCAAATACTACAATAACGATAGACATCACTATCGAAAGTACGGGTCTGCGGATACTTGTTGAAGATAAACTCATAAAATAATTTCTAAAAGATGACATCTTTTTATGAAGATGTCATCTTTAATCTTACCTAAATAATATTAATTAAATTCTGTTACTTTAACTGGTGCACCTGGTCTTATCTGCAGAATGCCGGAAGTGATAACCGTATCGCCTTCTGTCAAACCTGATGTAATCTGAACGCTCTTATCTTCACGCAAACCTATATCAACTTTCTGCGGTGTTGCAATACCACTTTTGTAAAGATAAACTAACTGACCTTTTAATTCAGGTACAACTGAAACGGACGGAATAATAATAGCTTCATCATTCTCTTTGAGATTCAGTTCAACATTTGCAAAAGCTCCGGGAAACAGATCTTTGTAGTTTGTTGTGCAGATTGCACGTAGCCGCAATGTTCTTGTAGATGGATCGATCTTTGGTTCGGTGGCATAGATTTTTGCTTTGTAAAGAAAATCATTTCCGCTCAGCTTGAATCCGAGTTCATCGCCAATTTTAACCTGCGAAGCATATTTCTGAGGAATAGAAAAATCAACTTTCAGGTTGGATAGATTTTGTAGTCGTGCGATTACAGTTGAGGTAGTGACAAAACTTCCTTCACTTACTTCGCGCAAACCAATAACACCATTGAACGGTGCCCTGATTTCTGTTTTATCAATCTGTGCTTTTATCAGATCGTATTCAGCTTTGCTTGCCTGGAGGTCGTTCAACGTGCTCTCATAATCTTCCTGGCTGATCATCTGGTTTTGAGCAAGCTGTCTTTGACGAGCTTCCCTATCTTCGACCAATTTAACTTTTGATTCAGCTTTTCTTAATTGAGCCTGAAGTTCCGCATCGTTTATTTTTACCAGTAGATCACCTTGTTTGACATAGGCGCCTTCTTTAAATAGAATACTAACTATTTTTCCAGATGTCTCACTTCTCAATTCAACTTCTTCGTTCGCAAGAATAGTCCCTGTTGTATAAACGATGTTACTTAACTTTTCATAAGCTACTATATGTGCAGTGACAGGAATTTGCATATTCATATTTCCGCCCTGCATTGTCGGGCTGCTGCTTTCCGAAGAAATTATTTTCGGCAGAAAAATTATCAGCAGCAATATCAGGATAACTGCACTTATTGCGATCGTTTTTATTTTTTTGTTCATCTGACTAATACCGTTTTAAATACCGACTAATCTTTCTTGTAAATAGTTCCTCAAATATCGCCAAAAATAAAAAAGCCAGATAAACTGGCTTTGATGAAAACCAATAATTTTAGAATTAACTTTTGCCGGATTTCTTCGTTGAATATTTTTTCTGAAATTTCTCAACACGACCTGCCGTATCAACAAGCTTTTGTTTTCCTGTAAAGAAAGGATGCGAACCGCTGGATATTTCCAATTTTACCAAAGGATAAGTATTTCCGTCGGTCCATTTTATTGTTTCGGAAGATTTCATTGTCGATTTTGTAAGAATCGCGAAGTCACAGGATGGGTCCTGAAAAACAATCGGTCTATATTCCGGATGAATGCCTTTTTTCATCTTTAAATCCTTGATTTTTAAACATTTTCTTCAAATTTGAGGGCTAAATATAGAAAGATTATGAGGAAATAAAAAGACGATTTTATGCAAGAATTTAAGGCCAGGACTATAAAATTTGTCCTGAATTCAGATTACTTCTGTGTCTTGTTTGTTTTATTCAGGGATTGAACCTGATTCTTCAGTTCATTTACAGTTCGCTGTTGTTCTTCATTGAGCTGGATTTGTCTGAAATTCAGTTCATCTTTAGTTATTGATTGCCCGGTTACTACTTCTGCATTAGCTTCTGCCGGAACTGTGGGCTGCGGACTTTCTGTAACATTCGTCAATGTTGATTCAACTGCAGAGAAAGCTCCTGATGTTAATCCTTTATCTCTGGAAACATCTTTTTCATCGGTCAGAACATCATCAAGCTTTAATTCTTCTCTTCCAGCAACTGACTCATCTTCTGCTGATTTTAATTCAGAAGATTTTAATTGACCTTCATTAGTTCTTTGCTCAATAACCGGTTCTTCCTTCTTCAAAGATTTTTGCCTGGATAATTCTTCCTGTTTTTTTTCCACTTCTTCGAACTCAGTTACAGCAAAAACATCTTCACGAACTCTCGGTTCAATAAGAAATGGATTATCCATTTCTTCAGTTCTAGACTCAATCACAAAAAAGATTACAACAGCGGCAGAAACTAATCCGAGAGAAGGAATTAATTTTGCCGGAACAAAAATATTCTGCCAGAAACTTTTCTTTTCTTCCTTTGAAAATTTCTCTGAATTTATTCTTCTCTGAAGATCAGCTTCAAAGTTTGCGGGAGCTTTTACTTCCTGCAGGCCTTTTAATGCTTTTATTACATCTTCATATTTCTTTTCATCGTTTTCCATATTATCACTCACTCTTTATAAATACCTTTCAGCAATTCTTGTAATTGTGCTCTTCCTCTGTTTATTCTTGATTTTACTGTTCCTTCATTTACTCCAAGTATATCAGAAATTTCTTCATAACTCATTCCCTGTATATCCCGGAGAATAACTGCTTCTCTGTATGTTTCTTTTACTTTCAATAATGCTTTTTGAATTATTTCATCTTTAATGCCGCTGTCTGTAATCACATCCGGTCTGGAGCTTTCATCCGGCAGATCATAAGTTTTATGTTCTTCACCGTAATCGTTTATCGAGAAAATATTTCTTCTTCTCTGCCTTCTGTATTCAGTTCTTGCAAGATTGCCTGCAATGGTGTAAATCCAGGTTGAGAATTTTGCCACTGAGTTATATGCATCTTTGTACCTGTAAACTTTTATCATCGTTTCCTGCACAACATCTGCACAAGCTTCATAATCACCAAGAAACCTGAACACAAAATTTGTTAACGGATTTTTATATCTCTGAACCAGAATATTGAAGGCATCTTCCGTGTTGTTCTTCTGGAACTCAAGAATTAGCTCTTCATCCGAAAGTTCATGGAGCTTTATATCCATTAAGCTGCTTTTATACCTGTGTTAGTTGAAATTTGTTTCAAAATAGACATTGTCAAATTAACCAAAATGGATGTTTTTCTGAAAAATTGAGTCTTAATTATGAAGAATTTCAGCAATCAGGAGAGTAATTATTGTTTTATCGTCAGCAGATGTGGTTTTAACCGATACATCTGCTTTCAGCAAAGCACGGAAAACTTCAACAAGTTTTTGATCAGAAAAGAGATTTCTTGCTTTTACGTATTGAGGATAATAGAAATGATGTGTACCAACAATCCGAGCAGCTTCCTGCACAGGGATGTTTTTAGATTGCAGCTCCGGAATTTTTGCCAGTCCCGTAAAATATCTCGTCAGAATTGTGATAATGAAGGTTGGTTCAGCTCCGTTATCAAGAAGATTGTTCGCAATGGTAAGTGACTTTGCTTTGTCTTTTACTCCGATTGCATTCTGCAAATCGAAAATATTAAACTGCTTTAATTCAGAAGAGACTTGCTGAATACTTTCAATTGCTATTTCATTCTTTCCACTAATGAAAATGCATATTTTTTCTAACTGATCTTCGAGCATGTTCCTGCTCTCGCCGACAATGTCAACCATCACCTGTGCATTTTCTTCCGAAAGCTTTTTCCCTTTTTCTTCGGCCAGACCAATCAGCCAATCAATTAGATTTTTACCTTTAAGTTCTTTGGCTTCAAATAAAAACTCGTTTGCTTCGAGAGTTTTGAATGGCTCGGAATTTAGATTTGTAATTGCACCATTATGGAAGAAAGCAATAATCGTAAAATCAGCGGGAGAAGAGGCATAATCCTTTAAAGGTTTTTTATCCCTGATTTTTTCTGCTTCTTTGACAATTATTAATTTTTTTTCTGAGCCAAACGGAAATGCAGCTGCAAGTCCAAGTATATCGTTGATAGATCTGTCTTCAGAATAAATTGTCTCCTTATCAAATTCAGATTGCAGCAGTGGTTGAAATGATTCTTCAAGAGCGTGTAAAGCTGTAGAAAGATTGAATGAATCTTCACCAAAAAAATAATAAACCGGTTTAAATTTTTTTTTCTTTATTCCCGGAAGTGCTTCAAGAATTGATGATGCTTTACTCTTCGCCATTTTTCATCTTCATTTTTTCATACTTGAGTGCCCTGCTAAGGAAGAAAGTTAATCCGCCCCAGACTATTCCGATAACTATTATGGCTGTTATTATTGTAAAGATATCCACACTACTTAATCTCTAAAAACTTAAATATAAACTTGTCATCACGAGCAAAGCGAAGTGATCTCATTATTAAACTCAATTCAACAGATTGCTTCGTCGTTCCTGCCTGCCGGCAGTGTACTACTTCAGTAATTCGGTAACATGACGCAGGCAGTCTAAAGGAGTTAAATAATTTAAAGAACCATGACGACGTTGATAATTATAACGAAATAAGTAACTACTAATTTCAGATGATAAAGTATCTAAAGATTGACCAAAGTTCAAATGGATTAAACATTCTTGATGTAAGATCCGCCAAAAACGTTCAATCTTACCATTGGATTGAGGATGATATGGCCGAGTGTATGTATGATCAATACCAACGATACTAAGCATAGTTTCAAAGAAATGAGTTCTTTTAGCTTTTTGAGAAGTAAAAGCAGTGAACTCAACACCGTTATCAGTCATAACCCGCTCAAGGCGGATGCCGTGAGCTAAGAAGAAACGGACAGAGTAAAAAATGCTTTTGAAACTTCAGCTGCATTTATTGCAGGAATCACTTGTAGATAAGCTAATCGGCTATAATCATCGATGATGCCGAACAGATAGTATCTTTTTCTATCTTGCATCATTGATTTAGCAAGATGATAAGTATCTGCGTGAAGAAGTTCACCAGGATACTTTTTAACATAACGTTTGATCTTTTGTTTTCTTTTAGCATTTAATGGATATCTCTTAAAAGTTCTATAAATCGTTGAAACAGAAGGATGAAAATCAAATTTGCTCTTTAATAAATGAAATATTTCAAATTCGTTAGCACCAAGTCTGCGCCGAATTTTAATAATTATTCGTTCTTCATCCTTGGTAAGAAGTTTATACTTACCAGGTCTAGGGCCTCTTTTATGTGGAAGAAGAGCAGATTGATCTTTACCAGATTTAATCCATCGTTCGTAATATTTCCTTATATCCTTACGATGGATATGGTGAACTTCACAAAGTTGATTAACTGTCTTAAATACAGAAAAATCACCAGATTTGATTTTTTTGATAATCGCGCAAAATGGTTAACCATTTTGCAGTAATGGCACTGATTGTTGATTTGTTCATAATAACACCAGAATATTATTTGAAAAATAACTCCAGTGTTACCGAAATGCTGAAGAATTATACGGCAGGCAGGTCACTCCTCACAATGACTTTAATGTTTTTCATCCGATAACCGTTTCACCATTGCTTTATTCAATACAATAAACAAAATAAGCATTATTGTCCATTGAAAAATAACCGTTCCAAAATTTTCTGCGTGGAAAGGATTCCACCATTCTGCATCCCATCCGATGGAAGAAATTAACCACCAGCTTATTAATATGATAACCTGAACCGGGATCAGAATTCCGACTACAAAATTATACCATTTGCCTATCTTGACATCACTGCCATATCCATTAATTATTTCTCTTCTGAATTTATCCACACCATACTTTATAATTGAGAAGGAAATAAACGCACCGCTTAAAATTAAACCAACTCCCCAGACCCAATCCTGATTTACTAGAAACTGAATATTCAGTGCTGAAGGAATTCCAAATAAAAAACCCATTGAAGCTATGATGATAATGGCTCTCTTTCTATCGATTCCAAAATCAATCAAAGTTCTGGTTGCCAATTCAACCATAGAAATTAACGATGTAAACGCTGCAAAGAAAAGGGCGAGGAAAAATCCTGATGCAAATAATGTATTAATTAAGTTGCTTTCCGATAGTTTTGTAAATAGTAATGGCAGATAAATAAAAGTTAATCCGGTGTTAGCCGGACCTGATTGTGAAATTTGTTTCATTGCATCGACAGAACCGAATGCGAAAACCGTAGAAAAAATTGTGATACCTGCTAACAATGAAACGCTGTTGTTCCCAAATCCAATCAGTGCTGCGTTGAGTGAAATATCTTCTTTCTTTCTCATATAAACTGCATAAGCCATAATCAATCCCCAGCCAGCACCGGTATCCCATGCATTCTGCGTTAATGCATTCAGCCAGACTTTATAATCCAAAATTATATCGATATCCGGAGTGAAGAAATATTTTATTCCTTCGATTGCATTTGGAAGAGTGATCGCCCGGAAAAATAAAATCAATAAAATTATCAATAAAGAAGGAACGAGAATTTTTGTTACTCTCTCAATTCCTTTGGTTACTCCTTTAAGGATTACAATTCCTGCAAACAGAATCGCAAAGAAATGAAACAAAAGAGGTTGATAACCCGAACGGAATTCATTCCAGTAAGCAAGATGTTCGGTTGTGTTAAACAAATCTC is a window from the bacterium genome containing:
- a CDS encoding efflux RND transporter periplasmic adaptor subunit is translated as MNKKIKTIAISAVILILLLIIFLPKIISSESSSPTMQGGNMNMQIPVTAHIVAYEKLSNIVYTTGTILANEEVELRSETSGKIVSILFKEGAYVKQGDLLVKINDAELQAQLRKAESKVKLVEDREARQRQLAQNQMISQEDYESTLNDLQASKAEYDLIKAQIDKTEIRAPFNGVIGLREVSEGSFVTTSTVIARLQNLSNLKVDFSIPQKYASQVKIGDELGFKLSGNDFLYKAKIYATEPKIDPSTRTLRLRAICTTNYKDLFPGAFANVELNLKENDEAIIIPSVSVVPELKGQLVYLYKSGIATPQKVDIGLREDKSVQITSGLTEGDTVITSGILQIRPGAPVKVTEFN
- a CDS encoding type B 50S ribosomal protein L31; translated protein: MKKGIHPEYRPIVFQDPSCDFAILTKSTMKSSETIKWTDGNTYPLVKLEISSGSHPFFTGKQKLVDTAGRVEKFQKKYSTKKSGKS
- a CDS encoding sigma-70 family RNA polymerase sigma factor, which codes for MDIKLHELSDEELILEFQKNNTEDAFNILVQRYKNPLTNFVFRFLGDYEACADVVQETMIKVYRYKDAYNSVAKFSTWIYTIAGNLARTEYRRQRRRNIFSINDYGEEHKTYDLPDESSRPDVITDSGIKDEIIQKALLKVKETYREAVILRDIQGMSYEEISDILGVNEGTVKSRINRGRAQLQELLKGIYKE
- the holA gene encoding DNA polymerase III subunit delta codes for the protein MAKSKASSILEALPGIKKKKFKPVYYFFGEDSFNLSTALHALEESFQPLLQSEFDKETIYSEDRSINDILGLAAAFPFGSEKKLIIVKEAEKIRDKKPLKDYASSPADFTIIAFFHNGAITNLNSEPFKTLEANEFLFEAKELKGKNLIDWLIGLAEEKGKKLSEENAQVMVDIVGESRNMLEDQLEKICIFISGKNEIAIESIQQVSSELKQFNIFDLQNAIGVKDKAKSLTIANNLLDNGAEPTFIITILTRYFTGLAKIPELQSKNIPVQEAARIVGTHHFYYPQYVKARNLFSDQKLVEVFRALLKADVSVKTTSADDKTIITLLIAEILHN
- a CDS encoding MetS family NSS transporter small subunit, with product MDIFTIITAIIVIGIVWGGLTFFLSRALKYEKMKMKNGEE
- a CDS encoding transposase gives rise to the protein MTDNGVEFTAFTSQKAKRTHFFETMLSIVGIDHTYTRPYHPQSNGKIERFWRILHQECLIHLNFGQSLDTLSSEISSYLFRYNYQRRHGSLNYLTPLDCLRHVTELLK
- a CDS encoding sodium-dependent transporter, whose amino-acid sequence is MKSGTKQEFFSSRWALIIATIGIAVGTGNIWRFSRIVAQNGGGSFLIPWVIFLLIWSVPLIIAEFAIGKSSRMGPVGAISKTAGNRFGWMGAWIVFVSTAIMFYYSVVTGWCIRYFFSAASGDLFNTTEHLAYWNEFRSGYQPLLFHFFAILFAGIVILKGVTKGIERVTKILVPSLLIILLILFFRAITLPNAIEGIKYFFTPDIDIILDYKVWLNALTQNAWDTGAGWGLIMAYAVYMRKKEDISLNAALIGFGNNSVSLLAGITIFSTVFAFGSVDAMKQISQSGPANTGLTFIYLPLLFTKLSESNLINTLFASGFFLALFFAAFTSLISMVELATRTLIDFGIDRKRAIIIIASMGFLFGIPSALNIQFLVNQDWVWGVGLILSGAFISFSIIKYGVDKFRREIINGYGSDVKIGKWYNFVVGILIPVQVIILISWWLISSIGWDAEWWNPFHAENFGTVIFQWTIMLILFIVLNKAMVKRLSDEKH